One window of Stigmatopora nigra isolate UIUO_SnigA chromosome 14, RoL_Snig_1.1, whole genome shotgun sequence genomic DNA carries:
- the rufy1 gene encoding RUN and FYVE domain-containing protein 1 isoform X1: protein MADDLGEVNTAVIEDPTKRELEVSKLSNEEPDNDACNNNAIGRTERSSSESSWSGSLLSLARKATGTLSSGVSSASTRGNSAHSSAENITVDKEPQTESNCMGKKLPVSLPKEPMAIERSNLLSMLKLSIKVLIKSSLSLGRTLDADYPPLQQFFLVLEHCLKHGLKAKKSFIGQNKSIWGPLELTEMLCPESANIVTSARDLPGIKTGLGRGRAWLHLALMQKTMADYMKVLLDRKDLLIEFYEPEALMMEEEGAVMGGLLVGLNVIDANLCIKGEDLDSQVGVIDFSLYLKDPASTENPKDDAKMTAILDQKHYIEELNRHLSGTVTDLQAKMDCLEKTNSKLVEELTAATDRINSLRDEQEQLKEDSAQILLSSQKKKEAALQDSQAELETYKQTRQGLDDMYNVVWKQYKEEKRIHQELARELELQTVLKQEMEMAMNLLEKDSHEKQDSLEALRLQLDQVKTLNLQMFHKAQDSERETAKKQAEVEQLERKLDDMVKATADLELRLHDSERDCKKSNQSDKNVRAELEGKINTLEKQLSDLDVQRLGFEKELMLEREQRQSLQKALQREQDNSAELRTQLQQLQGLHAELQDLKQEKHQLQELCEQQEQALQEMGLHLSQSKLKMEDFKEVNKALKGHAWLKDDEATQCKLCEKEFSISRRKHHCRNCGDIYCSNCSSNELALPSYPRPVRVCDMCHSLLTQRCLPQTS, encoded by the exons ATGGCAGACGACTTAGGGGAAgtaaacacagctgtaattgaAGATCCAACAAAACGTGAGttagaggtctccaaactttcTAACGAAGAGCCTGACAATGACGCCTGCAACAACAATGCCATCGGCCGGACAGAGAGATCATCGTCGGAGAGCAGCTGGTCAGGATCTCTCCTTTCGCTGGCTCGGAAGGCCACGGGGACGCTCAGCAGCGGGGTGAGCTCCGCTTCTACCCGGGGGAACTCCGCGCATAGCTCCGCTGAGAACATCACGGTGGACAAGGAGCCCCAAACCGAGTCTAATTGCATGGGAAAGAAGCTTCCAG TGTCACTCCCTAAAGAGCCCATGGCAATAGAAAGATCCAATCTTCTCAGCATGTTGAAGTTAAGCATCAAAGTTTTAATCAAGTCCTCGCTGAGTTTGGGCAGGACTTTGGATGCTGACTACCCGCCTTTGCAGCAGTTCTTCTTAGTTCTGGAGCACTGCCTCAAACATGGGCTAAAAG CCAAGAAGTCCTTCATTGGTCAGAATAAATCCATTTGGGGCCCTCTGGAGCTGACTGAGATGTTGTGTCCAGAATCTGCCAACATTGTGACAAGTGCAAGAGACCTGCCGGGAATCAA gacTGGTTTGGGGAGAGGAAGGGCATGGCTGCATTTAGCGCTCATGCAAAAGACAATGGCAGACTACATGAAAGTCTTGCTGGACCGTAAAGATCTCCTGAT TGAGTTCTATGAGCCTGAAGCTCTCATGATGGAGGAGGAAGGGGCAGTAATGGGGGGGCTGCTGGTTGGCCTCAATGTAATTGATGCAAACCTGTGCATTAAAGGCGAAGATCTGGATTCTCAG GTAGGGGTTATTGACTTCTCCCTCTATCTCAAAGACCCCGCCAGCACTGAGAATCCAAAAGA TGATGCTAAGATGACCGCCATATTGGATCAGAAGCATTACATTGAGGAGTTGAATCGTCACCTGAGTGGAACTGTCACGGACCTTCAGGCAAAGATGGACTGTTTGGAGAAAACCAACAGCAAACTCGTCGAAGAG CTCACGGCAGCTACGGACAGAATCAACTCTCTGCGAGATGAACAGGAACAGCTAAAGGAGGACAGTGCGCAGATCTTGCTCTCCAGCCAGAAAAAGAAAGAG GCTGCACTTCAGGACAGCCAGGCAGAGCTGGAGACGTACAAGCAAACTCGGCAAGGCCTGGATGACATGTATAATGTCGTGTGGAAGCAATATAAGGAAGAAAAACGCATTCACCAG GAGTTGGCACGAGAGCTGGAGCTGCAGACAGTGCTAAAACAGGAAATGGAGATGGCCATGAACCTGCTGGAGAAGGACTCTCATGAGAAACAGGACTCACTGGAAGCCTTGCGACTCCAGTTGGACCAAGTGAAAACTCTCAACCTTCAAATGTTCCACAAAGCACAG GACTCCGAACGAGAGACAGCCAAAAAACAGGCAGAGGTGGAACAGCTCGAGCGGAAATTAGACGACATGGTGAAAGCCACGGCTGATCTCGAGCTCAG GCTTCACGATTCAGAACGGGATTGTAAGAAGAGCAACCAGTCAGATAAAAATGTAAGGGCTGAGCTGGAGGGGAAAATAAACACGCTTGAAAAACAACTGAGCGACTTGGACGTACAAAG GCTTGGCTTTGAGAAGGAACTCATGCTTGAGAGGGAGCAGCGACAAAGTCTTCAGAAAGCCCTCCAGAGAGAGCAGGACAATAGTGCTGAGCTTCGCACGCAACTGCAACAACTCCAAGGCCTGCACGCA gagCTCCAGGACCTGAAGCAGGAGAAGCATCAGCTGCAGGAGTTGTGCGAACAGCAGGAGCAGGCTTTGCAGGAGATGGGGCTCCATCTCAGCCA GTCCAAACTaaagatggaggacttcaaagagGTGAACAAAGCACTGAAG GGTCACGCGTGGTTAAAAGACGACGAGGCCACGCAGTGCAAGCTGTGCGAAAAGGAGTTCTCCATCTCCCGAAGAAAG cACCATTGCAGGAACTGCGGGGATATTTACTGCAGCAATTGCTCCAGTAACGAGCTGGCTTTACCTTCATATCCTCGTCCCGTGAGGGTTTGTGATATGTGTCACTCCTTGTTGACGCAAAGATGTTTGCCCCAAACCTCATGA
- the rufy1 gene encoding RUN and FYVE domain-containing protein 1 isoform X2, producing MADDLGEVNTAVIEDPTKRELEVSKLSNEEPDNDACNNNAIGRTERSSSESSWSGSLLSLARKATGTLSSGVSSASTRGNSAHSSAENITVDKEPQTESNCMGKKLPVSLPKEPMAIERSNLLSMLKLSIKVLIKSSLSLGRTLDADYPPLQQFFLVLEHCLKHGLKAKKSFIGQNKSIWGPLELTEMLCPESANIVTSARDLPGIKTGLGRGRAWLHLALMQKTMADYMKVLLDRKDLLIEFYEPEALMMEEEGAVMGGLLVGLNVIDANLCIKGEDLDSQVGVIDFSLYLKDPASTENPKDDAKMTAILDQKHYIEELNRHLSGTVTDLQAKMDCLEKTNSKLVEELTAATDRINSLRDEQEQLKEDSAQILLSSQKKKEAALQDSQAELETYKQTRQGLDDMYNVVWKQYKEEKRIHQELARELELQTVLKQEMEMAMNLLEKDSHEKQDSLEALRLQLDQVKTLNLQMFHKAQDSERETAKKQAEVEQLERKLDDMVKATADLELRLHDSERDCKKSNQSDKNVRAELEGKINTLEKQLSDLDVQRLGFEKELMLEREQRQSLQKALQREQDNSAELRTQLQQLQGLHAELQDLKQEKHQLQELCEQQEQALQEMGLHLSQSKLKMEDFKEGHAWLKDDEATQCKLCEKEFSISRRKHHCRNCGDIYCSNCSSNELALPSYPRPVRVCDMCHSLLTQRCLPQTS from the exons ATGGCAGACGACTTAGGGGAAgtaaacacagctgtaattgaAGATCCAACAAAACGTGAGttagaggtctccaaactttcTAACGAAGAGCCTGACAATGACGCCTGCAACAACAATGCCATCGGCCGGACAGAGAGATCATCGTCGGAGAGCAGCTGGTCAGGATCTCTCCTTTCGCTGGCTCGGAAGGCCACGGGGACGCTCAGCAGCGGGGTGAGCTCCGCTTCTACCCGGGGGAACTCCGCGCATAGCTCCGCTGAGAACATCACGGTGGACAAGGAGCCCCAAACCGAGTCTAATTGCATGGGAAAGAAGCTTCCAG TGTCACTCCCTAAAGAGCCCATGGCAATAGAAAGATCCAATCTTCTCAGCATGTTGAAGTTAAGCATCAAAGTTTTAATCAAGTCCTCGCTGAGTTTGGGCAGGACTTTGGATGCTGACTACCCGCCTTTGCAGCAGTTCTTCTTAGTTCTGGAGCACTGCCTCAAACATGGGCTAAAAG CCAAGAAGTCCTTCATTGGTCAGAATAAATCCATTTGGGGCCCTCTGGAGCTGACTGAGATGTTGTGTCCAGAATCTGCCAACATTGTGACAAGTGCAAGAGACCTGCCGGGAATCAA gacTGGTTTGGGGAGAGGAAGGGCATGGCTGCATTTAGCGCTCATGCAAAAGACAATGGCAGACTACATGAAAGTCTTGCTGGACCGTAAAGATCTCCTGAT TGAGTTCTATGAGCCTGAAGCTCTCATGATGGAGGAGGAAGGGGCAGTAATGGGGGGGCTGCTGGTTGGCCTCAATGTAATTGATGCAAACCTGTGCATTAAAGGCGAAGATCTGGATTCTCAG GTAGGGGTTATTGACTTCTCCCTCTATCTCAAAGACCCCGCCAGCACTGAGAATCCAAAAGA TGATGCTAAGATGACCGCCATATTGGATCAGAAGCATTACATTGAGGAGTTGAATCGTCACCTGAGTGGAACTGTCACGGACCTTCAGGCAAAGATGGACTGTTTGGAGAAAACCAACAGCAAACTCGTCGAAGAG CTCACGGCAGCTACGGACAGAATCAACTCTCTGCGAGATGAACAGGAACAGCTAAAGGAGGACAGTGCGCAGATCTTGCTCTCCAGCCAGAAAAAGAAAGAG GCTGCACTTCAGGACAGCCAGGCAGAGCTGGAGACGTACAAGCAAACTCGGCAAGGCCTGGATGACATGTATAATGTCGTGTGGAAGCAATATAAGGAAGAAAAACGCATTCACCAG GAGTTGGCACGAGAGCTGGAGCTGCAGACAGTGCTAAAACAGGAAATGGAGATGGCCATGAACCTGCTGGAGAAGGACTCTCATGAGAAACAGGACTCACTGGAAGCCTTGCGACTCCAGTTGGACCAAGTGAAAACTCTCAACCTTCAAATGTTCCACAAAGCACAG GACTCCGAACGAGAGACAGCCAAAAAACAGGCAGAGGTGGAACAGCTCGAGCGGAAATTAGACGACATGGTGAAAGCCACGGCTGATCTCGAGCTCAG GCTTCACGATTCAGAACGGGATTGTAAGAAGAGCAACCAGTCAGATAAAAATGTAAGGGCTGAGCTGGAGGGGAAAATAAACACGCTTGAAAAACAACTGAGCGACTTGGACGTACAAAG GCTTGGCTTTGAGAAGGAACTCATGCTTGAGAGGGAGCAGCGACAAAGTCTTCAGAAAGCCCTCCAGAGAGAGCAGGACAATAGTGCTGAGCTTCGCACGCAACTGCAACAACTCCAAGGCCTGCACGCA gagCTCCAGGACCTGAAGCAGGAGAAGCATCAGCTGCAGGAGTTGTGCGAACAGCAGGAGCAGGCTTTGCAGGAGATGGGGCTCCATCTCAGCCA GTCCAAACTaaagatggaggacttcaaagag GGTCACGCGTGGTTAAAAGACGACGAGGCCACGCAGTGCAAGCTGTGCGAAAAGGAGTTCTCCATCTCCCGAAGAAAG cACCATTGCAGGAACTGCGGGGATATTTACTGCAGCAATTGCTCCAGTAACGAGCTGGCTTTACCTTCATATCCTCGTCCCGTGAGGGTTTGTGATATGTGTCACTCCTTGTTGACGCAAAGATGTTTGCCCCAAACCTCATGA
- the hbegfa gene encoding heparin-binding EGF-like growth factor a isoform X1: MRICNIILLLLHTLVASKLACGAAVDRYESDRQRHTSVINFQDVSKDGRPEEESTVTPLEENEDEEYDDEYNDDGDEYEESASGDYEVEMPRVAMSSKPRDPAAILEGENTEGQRRHGKGRKKGKGKGKKRNPCLRKFKDLCIHGTCQYLRNIRLPSCVCHPSYSGERCEFFTLPVERPQEGYNRTTALAVVAVVLSSICLTIIGLLLMLRFHKRGAYDVENEEKVKLGLASNH, encoded by the exons ATGAGGATTTGCAATATTATCCTTTTGCTGCTTCACACACTCG TGGCTTCCAAACTGGCCTGCGGGGCAGCAGTGGATCGCTATGAAAGTGACAGGCAGCGGCACACGTCTGTCATCAACTTCCAGGACGTGAGCAAAGATGGAAGGCCGGAAGAGGAGAGTACCGTTACTCCATTGGAGGAGAACGAGGATGAAGAGTACGATGATGAATACAACGACGATGGAGATGAATATGAGGAGAGCGCGTCAGGGGATTATGAAGTGGAAATGCCAAGAG ttgctATGTCAAGCAAACCCCGAGATCCAGCTGCCATCTTGGAGGGGGAAAACACTGAAGGACAGAGAAGGCATGGAAAGGGACGGAAGAAGGGAAAAGGGAAAGGAAAGAAGAGGAATCCCTGCCTGAGGAAGTTTAAAGATCTTTGCATCCACGGCACCTGTCAATACCTGAGGAACATCCGACTTCCCTCTTGTGT TTGCCACCCAAGTTACTCTGGGGAAAGGTGCGAATTCTTCACCCTGCCCGTGGAGAGGCCTCAAGAAGGCTACAACCGCACCACAGCTCTAGCCGTGGTCGCCGTGGTACTCTCATCCATTTGCCTCACCATCATTGGCCTTTTACTCATGCTCAG GTTTCACAAGCGGGGAGCGTATGATGTAGAGAATGAGGAGAAAGTCAAGTTAGGGTTAGCGTCCAACCACTGA
- the hbegfa gene encoding heparin-binding EGF-like growth factor a isoform X2, whose translation MRICNIILLLLHTLVASKLACGAAVDRYESDRQRHTSVINFQDVSKDGRPEEESTVTPLEENEDEEYDDEYNDDGDEYEESASGDYEVEMPRVAMSSKPRDPAAILEGENTEGQRRHGKGRKKGKGKGKKRNPCLRKFKDLCIHGTCQYLRNIRLPSCVCHPSYSGERCEFFTLPVERPQEGYNRTTALAVVAVVLSSICLTIIGLLLMLRQRSGDTTSK comes from the exons ATGAGGATTTGCAATATTATCCTTTTGCTGCTTCACACACTCG TGGCTTCCAAACTGGCCTGCGGGGCAGCAGTGGATCGCTATGAAAGTGACAGGCAGCGGCACACGTCTGTCATCAACTTCCAGGACGTGAGCAAAGATGGAAGGCCGGAAGAGGAGAGTACCGTTACTCCATTGGAGGAGAACGAGGATGAAGAGTACGATGATGAATACAACGACGATGGAGATGAATATGAGGAGAGCGCGTCAGGGGATTATGAAGTGGAAATGCCAAGAG ttgctATGTCAAGCAAACCCCGAGATCCAGCTGCCATCTTGGAGGGGGAAAACACTGAAGGACAGAGAAGGCATGGAAAGGGACGGAAGAAGGGAAAAGGGAAAGGAAAGAAGAGGAATCCCTGCCTGAGGAAGTTTAAAGATCTTTGCATCCACGGCACCTGTCAATACCTGAGGAACATCCGACTTCCCTCTTGTGT TTGCCACCCAAGTTACTCTGGGGAAAGGTGCGAATTCTTCACCCTGCCCGTGGAGAGGCCTCAAGAAGGCTACAACCGCACCACAGCTCTAGCCGTGGTCGCCGTGGTACTCTCATCCATTTGCCTCACCATCATTGGCCTTTTACTCATGCTCAG GCAAAGGAGCGGCGATACTACctcaaaatag
- the rufy1 gene encoding RUN and FYVE domain-containing protein 1 isoform X3: protein MADDLGEVNTAVIEDPTKQRSSSESSWSGSLLSLARKATGTLSSGVSSASTRGNSAHSSAENITVDKEPQTESNCMGKKLPVSLPKEPMAIERSNLLSMLKLSIKVLIKSSLSLGRTLDADYPPLQQFFLVLEHCLKHGLKAKKSFIGQNKSIWGPLELTEMLCPESANIVTSARDLPGIKTGLGRGRAWLHLALMQKTMADYMKVLLDRKDLLIEFYEPEALMMEEEGAVMGGLLVGLNVIDANLCIKGEDLDSQVGVIDFSLYLKDPASTENPKDDAKMTAILDQKHYIEELNRHLSGTVTDLQAKMDCLEKTNSKLVEELTAATDRINSLRDEQEQLKEDSAQILLSSQKKKEAALQDSQAELETYKQTRQGLDDMYNVVWKQYKEEKRIHQELARELELQTVLKQEMEMAMNLLEKDSHEKQDSLEALRLQLDQVKTLNLQMFHKAQDSERETAKKQAEVEQLERKLDDMVKATADLELRLHDSERDCKKSNQSDKNVRAELEGKINTLEKQLSDLDVQRLGFEKELMLEREQRQSLQKALQREQDNSAELRTQLQQLQGLHAELQDLKQEKHQLQELCEQQEQALQEMGLHLSQSKLKMEDFKEVNKALKGHAWLKDDEATQCKLCEKEFSISRRKHHCRNCGDIYCSNCSSNELALPSYPRPVRVCDMCHSLLTQRCLPQTS, encoded by the exons ATGGCAGACGACTTAGGGGAAgtaaacacagctgtaattgaAGATCCAACAAAAC AGAGATCATCGTCGGAGAGCAGCTGGTCAGGATCTCTCCTTTCGCTGGCTCGGAAGGCCACGGGGACGCTCAGCAGCGGGGTGAGCTCCGCTTCTACCCGGGGGAACTCCGCGCATAGCTCCGCTGAGAACATCACGGTGGACAAGGAGCCCCAAACCGAGTCTAATTGCATGGGAAAGAAGCTTCCAG TGTCACTCCCTAAAGAGCCCATGGCAATAGAAAGATCCAATCTTCTCAGCATGTTGAAGTTAAGCATCAAAGTTTTAATCAAGTCCTCGCTGAGTTTGGGCAGGACTTTGGATGCTGACTACCCGCCTTTGCAGCAGTTCTTCTTAGTTCTGGAGCACTGCCTCAAACATGGGCTAAAAG CCAAGAAGTCCTTCATTGGTCAGAATAAATCCATTTGGGGCCCTCTGGAGCTGACTGAGATGTTGTGTCCAGAATCTGCCAACATTGTGACAAGTGCAAGAGACCTGCCGGGAATCAA gacTGGTTTGGGGAGAGGAAGGGCATGGCTGCATTTAGCGCTCATGCAAAAGACAATGGCAGACTACATGAAAGTCTTGCTGGACCGTAAAGATCTCCTGAT TGAGTTCTATGAGCCTGAAGCTCTCATGATGGAGGAGGAAGGGGCAGTAATGGGGGGGCTGCTGGTTGGCCTCAATGTAATTGATGCAAACCTGTGCATTAAAGGCGAAGATCTGGATTCTCAG GTAGGGGTTATTGACTTCTCCCTCTATCTCAAAGACCCCGCCAGCACTGAGAATCCAAAAGA TGATGCTAAGATGACCGCCATATTGGATCAGAAGCATTACATTGAGGAGTTGAATCGTCACCTGAGTGGAACTGTCACGGACCTTCAGGCAAAGATGGACTGTTTGGAGAAAACCAACAGCAAACTCGTCGAAGAG CTCACGGCAGCTACGGACAGAATCAACTCTCTGCGAGATGAACAGGAACAGCTAAAGGAGGACAGTGCGCAGATCTTGCTCTCCAGCCAGAAAAAGAAAGAG GCTGCACTTCAGGACAGCCAGGCAGAGCTGGAGACGTACAAGCAAACTCGGCAAGGCCTGGATGACATGTATAATGTCGTGTGGAAGCAATATAAGGAAGAAAAACGCATTCACCAG GAGTTGGCACGAGAGCTGGAGCTGCAGACAGTGCTAAAACAGGAAATGGAGATGGCCATGAACCTGCTGGAGAAGGACTCTCATGAGAAACAGGACTCACTGGAAGCCTTGCGACTCCAGTTGGACCAAGTGAAAACTCTCAACCTTCAAATGTTCCACAAAGCACAG GACTCCGAACGAGAGACAGCCAAAAAACAGGCAGAGGTGGAACAGCTCGAGCGGAAATTAGACGACATGGTGAAAGCCACGGCTGATCTCGAGCTCAG GCTTCACGATTCAGAACGGGATTGTAAGAAGAGCAACCAGTCAGATAAAAATGTAAGGGCTGAGCTGGAGGGGAAAATAAACACGCTTGAAAAACAACTGAGCGACTTGGACGTACAAAG GCTTGGCTTTGAGAAGGAACTCATGCTTGAGAGGGAGCAGCGACAAAGTCTTCAGAAAGCCCTCCAGAGAGAGCAGGACAATAGTGCTGAGCTTCGCACGCAACTGCAACAACTCCAAGGCCTGCACGCA gagCTCCAGGACCTGAAGCAGGAGAAGCATCAGCTGCAGGAGTTGTGCGAACAGCAGGAGCAGGCTTTGCAGGAGATGGGGCTCCATCTCAGCCA GTCCAAACTaaagatggaggacttcaaagagGTGAACAAAGCACTGAAG GGTCACGCGTGGTTAAAAGACGACGAGGCCACGCAGTGCAAGCTGTGCGAAAAGGAGTTCTCCATCTCCCGAAGAAAG cACCATTGCAGGAACTGCGGGGATATTTACTGCAGCAATTGCTCCAGTAACGAGCTGGCTTTACCTTCATATCCTCGTCCCGTGAGGGTTTGTGATATGTGTCACTCCTTGTTGACGCAAAGATGTTTGCCCCAAACCTCATGA